The Miscanthus floridulus cultivar M001 chromosome 6, ASM1932011v1, whole genome shotgun sequence genomic interval GAATTCGAGCAAGGACTTCTGGAGGAGCAGCAGTAAGCTCTGGAGATGGAGGTGCAGGCCCCAGAAGAAAGAGCCAacgaagaagtccttgagtgtctcgatcaccaacctttatcttttctgaaaggcaagcctcgaagTATTCTATGTCTCCTATATTTTGAAAatatttactttgagtatctttatttgttgatgcattaagtgataggaattggatgcaaacacttgttgcatatatatctattccttgtctagtaaacgtaccctaaatcctatttaggtctaggagcgaatcaaagtTTAGCCTTGCTTAACTAGTAAAGTCAgctgattttctgtcacctgcaagttaggatgatgtctggtcactgttggctatatttgctatcgtagaaataaccatgtgttaataatgaatggagaccaaaCGGGATGTCGATACAGAAGCAACAAGGCGAGGAGgtttgggtgtggatttatccctatctgtgtcggttaaggaccgattcgatgtacgtcctcatatcatgttgaacgcatgcctatcacttagttggtcagataactcgttctaaccataaagctgagtagctcaacttagggcaGAGGGCTggaaagtgaaagtgcgcactctagcaATAGTAAAAatgtgcagggagccattggcataagtccaaaagGTGAGATTggccacctggcagagtggattccctaagggtgcggcgctgctcagaaCCGCGAtttctgagttgtaccaaaggtgacctaaggctactatggctggtagacctggatttgtgttaggaataattctctAGCTGGGTAGAAATCGATTTGAATGGCCGTCTctctcagatagtgagaacttgactaagcagcggtaatgtagatacacttaattgaacttaatggttataatgatgatgacgATGTTACAACAttgtaccggatatggttactaatgcttggagtttaatcaattgcttgctctagtacaggtgttaatctagttgacaggtttaATATGGATAACTTGCTGCTTAATTAATAAATTAAGttatgctcttgtatcattaaagtttttatgtaaaatggttgtcaagcaagatccaccgataaagccttgcatactccttggtgtcatttatttttggtttacgacgggtaagtctagctgagtacattctcgtactcagggtttattccctcttgttgcagatgacgtgctctataacgattactgcaagtattgtctccaccctatgggggatgaagactagatcatggggcatgatcatctatgttatcttatcatgttgcttttgctggatatgactatggaactggcttgtattggaactaagtgtgtgtgatggtctcaaactactttgcttccgctatttgtgaactcgttttgtaataactatgtgaactccgatgtatgaggtacttatgaactactagTGAAatagatgtaacatgtggcttgttatgttgaatcactacgatcttggttgtatgcaagttggtttgaaatccttcgtggtttcagttgactaccgggtttatatgggttcacgtatgacggtttgatcactccggtgattactttcatacttgtgctcttataaatttgtcggttctgttacattctCAGCATGCAATTCTTCATCTCTAAGGCCTTCGTCGCCGATATCTTCTCTTTGAAAATGGATGTAGTTTGTCGCAGTTGAAGTAGTCGATGCAGTCGAAGTAGTCGTAACCGAAGGTTGTTGTGACCTTAAAATCTTCTCACGAGCGCTGGACAAAAGACTTCACACTCCGGAATGGCAGGTCCTCCGGTATGctcccctagcccctcttggctggCGCTCATGACCGAATCCTTAGTTGTGCTTGGTGTAGTCAATGTAGTCATAGTAGTGGAAGTAGATGTTCGGACAGAAGTTGTTGGTGAGCCCATCAAGTCAAAGGGGTTGACGAAGGTGTAGTATACCTCGGTGCCGATAGAGCGGATGTAGCCCTTTGAGCTTGACGACGGAGGCAAGTCATCGTAGATATCGATGCCGAAGGTGTCGACGAAGGCTCTCGAGCCGTTGTAGTGGTTGAAGATGATGGCGAAACCCTTTTCCTAAGTCCTTCCACCTTCGAATTCGTTGTTGGATGCATGCGTATATTTCATTGCGATTGGATCAATTTTCTCGAGAAAGATTGGGAGTTGAGATAAAGAGTTACTAGAGAACAGATTTTTCAATCttgcaaaaaaaaatcaagattgaAAGTGGGATTTGGAAACTCTTGGAAAACATACCGATAGagttctttatttattttatttaattgacaTATTGTTTTATCAAAATGATTCTTATAAGTTTTTGAGATGCTCCTACTCCAAGTTGTactcttgtttctctttgccgaCGGAAATAGTTCCAACTTTGTGAAATGAATGAAATTAACAGAAACATCCGAGAATATTCAGCCTGTTCAGCTGGTTCagctggtgctgatacgatcgtatacgatcgtggattattactgctgactggtttgatgtgagaaaaaaatactgttctaactgAAAATTTATAATGACTAATTTGAcgtgagaaaaaatactgttaTAACTAGAAATTTACTATCGTTTGCGAACTAAACTAACAGGCTAATTCTTGTTCCGGCAGACAGCAGGGGGCAATCACAGGCAGGGAGGCAGCCTATATGGATCCCCTTTCCCCCCAGTGTCCCCAAGCAGCCGCGAAGAGAGATCCCGCGCTCAACCACCGCTTCTCGGCCGTGGCCTCCCTCGGCCCCTCCCTTCCTCCTTCCCTCCGTTGGTCGACGGGGACGGGGAGCGAAGAAGGGACGGGGAGCGAAGAAGACTCCCTTCCTCCTTCCCTCCGTTGGTCGACGGGGACGGGGAGCGAAGAAGACTCCCTCCTTCCCTCCGTTGGTCGACGGGGAGGGGGAGCGAAGAAGACTCCCTTCCTCCTTCCCTCCGTTGGTCGACGGGGACGGGGGGCGAAGAAGACTCCCTTCCTCCTTCCCTCCGTTGGTCGACGGGGACGAGGAGCGAAGAAGGGACGGGGAGCGAAGAAGACTCCCTTCCTCCTTCCCTCCGTTGGTCGACGGGGACGGGGAGCGAAGAAGACTCCCTTCCTCCTTCCCTCCGGTGGTCGACGGGGACGGGGAGCGAAGATGTTCTATGGGGCCATGGTGTGGGACCCGTGGCTGATCGTGTCGCAGATCGTGTGCCTGCAGTGCCTCTACTACCTGTCGCTGGGCGTCGCCATGGCGCTCCTCGTCGGCACCCGCGTCCCGCGACTCACCCTCCTCTACCTCTTCGACTTCGCCACGCTCACCCCGCGCACCCCCACGGGTTGGTGCGCCATCGCATCATtcctcctcgccgccgtcgcAGGGTACTCCGCAGCTCCCTAACCCCGCTCTCATCCACTTGGTTCATCCGAAACTAGAATGGATCTTCTGGAAGTAGTCAAAACGCGAAATATGCCTGTCGCGCGCGCGTGTGCTGTGGCTTATCGCTTCCGAGTGCGAAAACTACTCTTGTCAATGGAAAGTTAAGCGGGCTGTGTGTTCCCATGTGTCCAGATCTGTACGTTTAGGGCAGCTACATTGACTTGAAAATTTCAATTTCAACGTCTTTATAAATTGCTATTTCTTTAAGCACTAGTTAAGTGCAAGAGCTCAAGGGTAATGTTGGAGCAATTGGTATTGACATATGTAGAAAGTAGTGCGTATAAAGGTTTTGGTATTATTATCATGAGCCCTATTCATTTTGCCATCCATTGTTTAGTAGCTACCATATGTATTATGAAATACTCATAGGTGTTCTAGTGTGCTCGCGAGTAACAGATACCTTAGTCTTCTTGTCGATTGCTTATTCTTGAGCCATACACCATTACTTgcttatataaaaaataaatgcCACAAACATATTGCACATTTGTTAAATACTTTTGTGATGAATGGGAGTAAGAGTAAGCAGGCCGTATGCAAAACATGCCCCCCTGCATTCGTTCTTTTTTGACAGGATAGTGGCAGTACATACAAGGGACAAGGTAAAGAGGAAAACATCTTTTTTGCTGCCTCACACGATCACTCCTTCCCCAATTAGACCGTACCAACCTTTGCAATTCACTAATTTCCTTAATATCTGATGTCCAATGTATCCATTTTCAAATTAAAGCATCTCGAGCAAGTATCAAAACAGCAGAATACCAATTGCTCTTTTCCTGTAATGAGTATTTTTAGAGTCTAGCTACTCGGATTAACCCATTTTTTTAGACAGTACCTTTCTTCTGGATAATTTTGTGAACTGAAGCAACAATATGAAGGATAAAGTAATGATTTTGATCCCATTTTAGCTTTGACAGTTTGGTATTATTTATTGTTTTCCAAGATTTGCAACTCTTATTTGTTTTGGTGAGAAATGATTTATTGCTAATCTTGCTTCCATGCTTTGCTTGAGCAGAGCTGGGTTCATGCTTTATGTGATTGAGAGAGCCAAGAAGTGCCTGGACTTTGCAGCAACACTCTACATAATCCATCTCTTCATTTGCATTGTTTATGGTGGATGGCCAGCTTCAATTACGTGGTGGGTTGTTAATATCACTGGTTTGGCAATCATGGCTCTCCTGGGTGAATACCTATGTATTCGGCGGGAGTTGAAAGAAATTCCAATATCACGGCTTCGTGCAAGTAAGTGATTCATTCATAttaaatgcctttttgtttcctttggaTACTTTGTTTATTCATGTAGACTCCATTCCAATGTATTTGCTTACCTAGTTAGCCTCTCACTTATTTTTCTGTGCGCAAGAGTCTGGTTCAGCAAGAATTTTACATTGAATTGAAAGTTAACATATGCTTACAATGAACTCTGAAGCAATGAACATGTTACATTTTTAATAAGGTTACATTCCACCATTTTTCTAGCAACATTAATTTTGCAACTTAACCGTGTCCAAATACTTGATCTACCATTTACCTATACCTTTGATGGCCACTAAAAGACCTCACACTGTACTAGTGTAGTGGTGGGACATATTGTGTCAGTATAATGTAATGTGAACATTCTGAAAAGATTTCTGGCCCTGTTATTTCACTCATGGACCTATAGAGAAGGGAGTGCAAAAGTTCAAGTAGAGAGACATAACAAGTGTATGCCCACTCCTCAGACATGCTCAACTAAGATTGCTTGTTTATTTGGCTAATGCCTTTACATTTATGTGCTATATAGTTTGTTGCGCTAATGTCAAATGTATGCCAAGTTGCCAGTGGCATGAAGTCACTAACGACAACTTGTCTCCTGATCCTCGTCATCTGTATGGGGTAGTTTAGTTTGAAGCGTTGACATGATACAGGGTATCCTAGCACCCACTACACCCCATAACCTTTCTTCGAAGACCGAAGCTAGGATACCCTGCAGATTAGGCGAAGTAGCATCAAAGGCACACCACCGATTCCAATGGGTCCAAAGCGACCAGGCTCCAAGAATAATTAAGGAATTAAGAGCCTGCCTATCCTGACCAGCGGCAATCTCACTAGATCAGCACCACCAAACTTCAAAGGAAGGCTCAGCCAGCTGGGGAACAAGGTTCTGCAGTCCAAATTTCTAGAAGAGTTCAAACCAGAAATGCCTAGAGAAGACACAATAAACCATTAGGTGATTGGTGGTTTCCTCTTCCTGcacaacaacgacgacgacgacaacgacatagcctttcagtcccaagcaagttggggtaggctagagttgaaacccaccaagagccccaagccacggttcaggcacttcaatagctgctttccaagtactcctattcaaacatagatctctaggtatatcccaagctttcaaatctctttttattgcctccccccatgtcaatttcggtcttcctctacctctcctcatattattagcttggcttaggactccacaatgcactggtgcccctgaaggtctcctttggacatggccaaaccacctcaaccgatgttgaacaagcttttcttcaattggtgctacctctaggcgatcacgtatatcatcgtttcgaactcggtccattcttgtgtgaccgcaaatccatcgcaacatacacatttctgcaacactcagttgttgaacatgtcgaatctttgtaggccaacattttgctccatacaacatagccggtctaatcgtcgttctatagaacttgcatTTTAGCTTTTGTGATACCCTCTTGttacagagaatgccagaagcttgtcgccacttgattcaccctactttgattctatggctaacatccacgtcaatatctccatccctctgtagcatcgatcctagataccgaaaggtatccttcttagacactacctgaccttccaaactcacatctcgcTTCTCCTatacaactccgccaaagtcgcatctcatgtatttggttttagttctgctcaatctaaaacctttagactcaagggtctaccgccataactctagttttctatttactcccgtctggctttcgtccactaatactacatcatcagcgaacaacatacaccaagggatatccccttgtatgttcctggtaacctcatccattaccaaggcaaagagatacgggcttaaggctgacccttgatgaagtccaattttaatcgggaagtaatttgtgttaccatcgtttgttcgaacactagttacaatattgttgtacatgtccttgatgagagtcacgtactttgatggtaCTTTATGTTTGTCTAAAGACcatcacataacatttcttggtatcttgtcataagccttctccaagtcaatgaaaacctaGTGGTGGTCCTTCTGCTACTCTCTAAACCGCTCAATAacatgtcttattaagaagatt includes:
- the LOC136456204 gene encoding uncharacterized protein, coding for MFYGAMVWDPWLIVSQIVCLQCLYYLSLGVAMALLVGTRVPRLTLLYLFDFATLTPRTPTGWCAIASFLLAAVAGAGFMLYVIERAKKCLDFAATLYIIHLFICIVYGGWPASITWWVVNITGLAIMALLGEYLCIRRELKEIPISRLRASV